In Camelus dromedarius isolate mCamDro1 chromosome 24, mCamDro1.pat, whole genome shotgun sequence, one genomic interval encodes:
- the FLYWCH1 gene encoding FLYWCH-type zinc finger-containing protein 1 isoform X1 has protein sequence MPLPEPSEQEGESVKAGQEPSPESPEMGTDVVPTARTKPKEFSKLILLAASTENEDGVDSQPKGVHCVLSLEMSGPDTLAGTPQILQVEEQGGAVQPSPQVAEQKHSKPDTAAPKPLEFLRTPFGGRLLVLESFLYKQEKAVGDKVYWKCREHTELGCRGRAITRGPRATVMRGHCHPPDEEGLEARRQRQKLPSPALPDGLGGPQGPGCQAEEPLEGVGPWLCPEEPEPTPGLVLSKPAPEEDEGLRALSLLSLPPKKRPTLGTGDSRPLEFLRTCYGGSFLVHESFLYKREKAVGDKVYWTCRDHTLHSCRSRAITQGQRVTVMRGHCHPPDVEGLEARRQQEKAMETLQARPGGPGGQVDKLLQGVDSLLYRRGPSTLTLTRPRPRKRPKVKDQGLPAQPQDLQGTLAEDQDQDEDPGGPEFLKTPLGGSFLVYESFLYRREKAAGEKMYWTCRDQARMGCRSRAITQGQRVTVMRGHCHPPDLAGLEALRQREKRPGTAQRGSPGTQRWGRWSSAFRGLRLTSLPPPFSLRLRKGAPGSSGGPEFLKTPLGGSFLVYESFLYRREKAAGEKVYWTCRDQARMGCRSRAITQGQRVMVMRRHCHPPDLGGLEALRQREQLRSPAQREGSEAFQPLEFLRTSLGGRFLVYESFLYRKEKAAGEKVYWMCRDQARLGCRSRAITQGQRVTVMRSHCHSPDLAGLEALRQREQLPSPAQQEDPEKIKLLPEVQLCCKTCSLESQQSYGEVEDTKLDGESQ, from the exons ATGCCCCTGCCCGAGCCCAGTGAGCAGGAGGGTGAAAGCGTGAAGGCCGGCCAGGAACCCTCCCCTGAGTCCCCTGAGATGGGCACAGATGTCGTCCCCACAGCCCGCACAAAACCCAAGGAGTTCTCCAAATTGATCTTGCTGGCGGCTTCCACTGAGAACGAGGATGGAGTGGACTCCCAGCCCAAAGGAGTGCACTGTGTCTTGTCCCTGGAGATGTCTGGCCCTGACACCTTGGCTGGGACCCCTCAGATCCTGCAAGTAGAGGAACAGGGAGGGGCAGTCCAGCCAAGCCCCCAGGTCGCTGAACAGAAACACAGCAAACCAGACACAG CAGCCCCCAAGCCCCTGGAGTTCCTGAGGACCCCGTTTGGTGGCCGACTGCTGGTGCTGGAGTCCTTTCTGTACAAGCAGGAGAAAGCCGTGGGGGACAAGGTGTACTGGAAATGCCGTGAGCACACCGAGTTGGGCTGCCGGGGCCGGGCCATCACCCGTGGCCCGAGGGCCACCGTAATGCGGGGCCACTGCCACCCACCCGACGAGGAGGGCCTGGAGGCCCGGCGCCAGAGACAGAAGCTGCCCAGCCCGGCCCTGCCGGATGGCCTGGGgggtccccagggccctggctgccAAGCGGAGGAGCCGCTGGAGGGAGTGGGCCCGTGGCTGTGCCCAGAGGAGCCAGAGCCCACCCCGGGGCTGGTGCTGAGCAAGCCAGCTCCTGAGGAGGATGAGGGACTCCGAGCCCTGTCACTGCTGAGCTTGCCTCCCAAGAAACGCCCAACGCTGGGGACTG GAGACTCCAGGCCCCTGGAGTTCCTGAGGACCTGCTATGGGGGCAGCTTCCTAGTGCACGAGTCCTTCCTGTACAAGCGGGAGAAGGCTGTGGGGGACAAGGTGTACTGGACGTGCCGGGACCACACACTGCACAGCTGCCGCAGCCGGGCCATCACCCAGGGCCAGAGGGTGACCGTGATGCGTGGCCACTGCCACCCGCCCGATGTGGAGGGCCTGGAGGCCCGGCGGCAGCAGGAGAAAGCCATGGAGACCCTGCAGGCCAGGCCAGGTGGTCCCGGGGGCCAGGTGGACAAGCTGCTCCAAGGTGTGGACAGCCTGCTTTACCGCCGGGGGCCCAGCACCCTGACTCTCACCAGGCCCCGGCCCAGAAAGCGTCCAAAGGTCAAAGATCAGGGCCTTCCGGCCCAGCCCCAAGACCTGCAGGGAACCCTGGCCGAAGACCAGGACCAGGACGAGGACCCGG GAGGCCCAGAGTTCCTGAAGACCCCTCTAGGGGGCAGCTTCCTGGTGTACGAGTCCTTCCTGTACAGGCGGGAGAAGGCGGCCGGGGAGAAGATGTACTGGACATGCCGGGACCAGGCCCGCATGGGCTGCCGCAGCCGGGCCATCACCCAGGGCCAGCGGGTAACCGTGATGCGTGGCCACTGCCATCCACCTGACCTGGCAGGCCTGGAGGCCCTGAGGCAGCGGGAGAAACGCCCTGGTACAGCCCAGCGAGGGAGCCCAG GCACCCAGAGATGGGGAAGATGGAGCTCTGCCTTCAGGGGCCTCCGCCTCACTAGtctcccacctcccttctctctcagGCTCAGGAAAGGAGCCCCTGGCAGCTCAG GAGGCCCTGAGTTCCTGAAGACCCCTCTAGGGGGCAGCTTCCTGGTGTACGAGTCCTTCCTGTACAGGCGGGAGAAGGCTGCCGGGGAGAAGGTGTACTGGACGTGCCGGGACCAGGCCCGCATGGGCTGCCGCAGCCGGGCCATCACCCAGGGCCAGCGGGTGATGGTGATGCGCAGGCACTGCCACCCGCCCGACCTGGGGGGCCTGGAGGCCCTGAGGCAGCGGGAGCAGCTCCGTAGCCCGGCTCAGAGGGAAGGCTCAG AAGCCTTCCAGCCTCTGGAGTTCCTGAGGACTTCCCTCGGGGGCAGGTTCCTGGTGTACGAGTCCTTCCTCTACAGGAAGGAGAAGGCGGCCGGGGAGAAGGTGTACTGGATGTGTCGGGACCAGGCCCGGCTGGGCTGCCGCAGCCGGGCCATCACCCAGGGCCAGCGGGTGACTGTGATGCGCAGCCACTGCCATTCGCCGGACCTGGCAGGCCTGGAGGCCCTGAGGCAGCGGGAGCAGCTCCCCAGCCCGGCCCAGCAGGAGGACCCAG AAAAGATAAAGCTTCTGCCCGAAGTTCAACTGTGCTGCAAGACTTGTTCTCTTGAAAGCCAACAGAGTTATGG
- the FLYWCH1 gene encoding FLYWCH-type zinc finger-containing protein 1 isoform X2, with amino-acid sequence MPLPEPSEQEGESVKAGQEPSPESPEMGTDVVPTARTKPKEFSKLILLAASTENEDGVDSQPKGVHCVLSLEMSGPDTLAGTPQILQVEEQGGAVQPSPQVAEQKHSKPDTAPKPLEFLRTPFGGRLLVLESFLYKQEKAVGDKVYWKCREHTELGCRGRAITRGPRATVMRGHCHPPDEEGLEARRQRQKLPSPALPDGLGGPQGPGCQAEEPLEGVGPWLCPEEPEPTPGLVLSKPAPEEDEGLRALSLLSLPPKKRPTLGTGDSRPLEFLRTCYGGSFLVHESFLYKREKAVGDKVYWTCRDHTLHSCRSRAITQGQRVTVMRGHCHPPDVEGLEARRQQEKAMETLQARPGGPGGQVDKLLQGVDSLLYRRGPSTLTLTRPRPRKRPKVKDQGLPAQPQDLQGTLAEDQDQDEDPGGPEFLKTPLGGSFLVYESFLYRREKAAGEKMYWTCRDQARMGCRSRAITQGQRVTVMRGHCHPPDLAGLEALRQREKRPGTAQRGSPGTQRWGRWSSAFRGLRLTSLPPPFSLRLRKGAPGSSGGPEFLKTPLGGSFLVYESFLYRREKAAGEKVYWTCRDQARMGCRSRAITQGQRVMVMRRHCHPPDLGGLEALRQREQLRSPAQREGSEAFQPLEFLRTSLGGRFLVYESFLYRKEKAAGEKVYWMCRDQARLGCRSRAITQGQRVTVMRSHCHSPDLAGLEALRQREQLPSPAQQEDPEKIKLLPEVQLCCKTCSLESQQSYGEVEDTKLDGESQ; translated from the exons ATGCCCCTGCCCGAGCCCAGTGAGCAGGAGGGTGAAAGCGTGAAGGCCGGCCAGGAACCCTCCCCTGAGTCCCCTGAGATGGGCACAGATGTCGTCCCCACAGCCCGCACAAAACCCAAGGAGTTCTCCAAATTGATCTTGCTGGCGGCTTCCACTGAGAACGAGGATGGAGTGGACTCCCAGCCCAAAGGAGTGCACTGTGTCTTGTCCCTGGAGATGTCTGGCCCTGACACCTTGGCTGGGACCCCTCAGATCCTGCAAGTAGAGGAACAGGGAGGGGCAGTCCAGCCAAGCCCCCAGGTCGCTGAACAGAAACACAGCAAACCAGACACAG CCCCCAAGCCCCTGGAGTTCCTGAGGACCCCGTTTGGTGGCCGACTGCTGGTGCTGGAGTCCTTTCTGTACAAGCAGGAGAAAGCCGTGGGGGACAAGGTGTACTGGAAATGCCGTGAGCACACCGAGTTGGGCTGCCGGGGCCGGGCCATCACCCGTGGCCCGAGGGCCACCGTAATGCGGGGCCACTGCCACCCACCCGACGAGGAGGGCCTGGAGGCCCGGCGCCAGAGACAGAAGCTGCCCAGCCCGGCCCTGCCGGATGGCCTGGGgggtccccagggccctggctgccAAGCGGAGGAGCCGCTGGAGGGAGTGGGCCCGTGGCTGTGCCCAGAGGAGCCAGAGCCCACCCCGGGGCTGGTGCTGAGCAAGCCAGCTCCTGAGGAGGATGAGGGACTCCGAGCCCTGTCACTGCTGAGCTTGCCTCCCAAGAAACGCCCAACGCTGGGGACTG GAGACTCCAGGCCCCTGGAGTTCCTGAGGACCTGCTATGGGGGCAGCTTCCTAGTGCACGAGTCCTTCCTGTACAAGCGGGAGAAGGCTGTGGGGGACAAGGTGTACTGGACGTGCCGGGACCACACACTGCACAGCTGCCGCAGCCGGGCCATCACCCAGGGCCAGAGGGTGACCGTGATGCGTGGCCACTGCCACCCGCCCGATGTGGAGGGCCTGGAGGCCCGGCGGCAGCAGGAGAAAGCCATGGAGACCCTGCAGGCCAGGCCAGGTGGTCCCGGGGGCCAGGTGGACAAGCTGCTCCAAGGTGTGGACAGCCTGCTTTACCGCCGGGGGCCCAGCACCCTGACTCTCACCAGGCCCCGGCCCAGAAAGCGTCCAAAGGTCAAAGATCAGGGCCTTCCGGCCCAGCCCCAAGACCTGCAGGGAACCCTGGCCGAAGACCAGGACCAGGACGAGGACCCGG GAGGCCCAGAGTTCCTGAAGACCCCTCTAGGGGGCAGCTTCCTGGTGTACGAGTCCTTCCTGTACAGGCGGGAGAAGGCGGCCGGGGAGAAGATGTACTGGACATGCCGGGACCAGGCCCGCATGGGCTGCCGCAGCCGGGCCATCACCCAGGGCCAGCGGGTAACCGTGATGCGTGGCCACTGCCATCCACCTGACCTGGCAGGCCTGGAGGCCCTGAGGCAGCGGGAGAAACGCCCTGGTACAGCCCAGCGAGGGAGCCCAG GCACCCAGAGATGGGGAAGATGGAGCTCTGCCTTCAGGGGCCTCCGCCTCACTAGtctcccacctcccttctctctcagGCTCAGGAAAGGAGCCCCTGGCAGCTCAG GAGGCCCTGAGTTCCTGAAGACCCCTCTAGGGGGCAGCTTCCTGGTGTACGAGTCCTTCCTGTACAGGCGGGAGAAGGCTGCCGGGGAGAAGGTGTACTGGACGTGCCGGGACCAGGCCCGCATGGGCTGCCGCAGCCGGGCCATCACCCAGGGCCAGCGGGTGATGGTGATGCGCAGGCACTGCCACCCGCCCGACCTGGGGGGCCTGGAGGCCCTGAGGCAGCGGGAGCAGCTCCGTAGCCCGGCTCAGAGGGAAGGCTCAG AAGCCTTCCAGCCTCTGGAGTTCCTGAGGACTTCCCTCGGGGGCAGGTTCCTGGTGTACGAGTCCTTCCTCTACAGGAAGGAGAAGGCGGCCGGGGAGAAGGTGTACTGGATGTGTCGGGACCAGGCCCGGCTGGGCTGCCGCAGCCGGGCCATCACCCAGGGCCAGCGGGTGACTGTGATGCGCAGCCACTGCCATTCGCCGGACCTGGCAGGCCTGGAGGCCCTGAGGCAGCGGGAGCAGCTCCCCAGCCCGGCCCAGCAGGAGGACCCAG AAAAGATAAAGCTTCTGCCCGAAGTTCAACTGTGCTGCAAGACTTGTTCTCTTGAAAGCCAACAGAGTTATGG
- the FLYWCH1 gene encoding FLYWCH-type zinc finger-containing protein 1 isoform X3, whose product MPLPEPSEQEGESVKAGQEPSPESPEMGTDVVPTARTKPKEFSKLILLAASTENEDGVDSQPKGVHCVLSLEMSGPDTLAGTPQILQVEEQGGAVQPSPQVAEQKHSKPDTAAPKPLEFLRTPFGGRLLVLESFLYKQEKAVGDKVYWKCREHTELGCRGRAITRGPRATVMRGHCHPPDEEGLEARRQRQKLPSPALPDGLGGPQGPGCQAEEPLEGVGPWLCPEEPEPTPGLVLSKPAPEEDEGLRALSLLSLPPKKRPTLGTGDSRPLEFLRTCYGGSFLVHESFLYKREKAVGDKVYWTCRDHTLHSCRSRAITQGQRVTVMRGHCHPPDVEGLEARRQQEKAMETLQARPGGPGGQVDKLLQGVDSLLYRRGPSTLTLTRPRPRKRPKVKDQGLPAQPQDLQGTLAEDQDQDEDPGGPEFLKTPLGGSFLVYESFLYRREKAAGEKMYWTCRDQARMGCRSRAITQGQRVTVMRGHCHPPDLAGLEALRQREKRPGTAQRGSPGGPEFLKTPLGGSFLVYESFLYRREKAAGEKVYWTCRDQARMGCRSRAITQGQRVMVMRRHCHPPDLGGLEALRQREQLRSPAQREGSEAFQPLEFLRTSLGGRFLVYESFLYRKEKAAGEKVYWMCRDQARLGCRSRAITQGQRVTVMRSHCHSPDLAGLEALRQREQLPSPAQQEDPEKIKLLPEVQLCCKTCSLESQQSYGEVEDTKLDGESQ is encoded by the exons ATGCCCCTGCCCGAGCCCAGTGAGCAGGAGGGTGAAAGCGTGAAGGCCGGCCAGGAACCCTCCCCTGAGTCCCCTGAGATGGGCACAGATGTCGTCCCCACAGCCCGCACAAAACCCAAGGAGTTCTCCAAATTGATCTTGCTGGCGGCTTCCACTGAGAACGAGGATGGAGTGGACTCCCAGCCCAAAGGAGTGCACTGTGTCTTGTCCCTGGAGATGTCTGGCCCTGACACCTTGGCTGGGACCCCTCAGATCCTGCAAGTAGAGGAACAGGGAGGGGCAGTCCAGCCAAGCCCCCAGGTCGCTGAACAGAAACACAGCAAACCAGACACAG CAGCCCCCAAGCCCCTGGAGTTCCTGAGGACCCCGTTTGGTGGCCGACTGCTGGTGCTGGAGTCCTTTCTGTACAAGCAGGAGAAAGCCGTGGGGGACAAGGTGTACTGGAAATGCCGTGAGCACACCGAGTTGGGCTGCCGGGGCCGGGCCATCACCCGTGGCCCGAGGGCCACCGTAATGCGGGGCCACTGCCACCCACCCGACGAGGAGGGCCTGGAGGCCCGGCGCCAGAGACAGAAGCTGCCCAGCCCGGCCCTGCCGGATGGCCTGGGgggtccccagggccctggctgccAAGCGGAGGAGCCGCTGGAGGGAGTGGGCCCGTGGCTGTGCCCAGAGGAGCCAGAGCCCACCCCGGGGCTGGTGCTGAGCAAGCCAGCTCCTGAGGAGGATGAGGGACTCCGAGCCCTGTCACTGCTGAGCTTGCCTCCCAAGAAACGCCCAACGCTGGGGACTG GAGACTCCAGGCCCCTGGAGTTCCTGAGGACCTGCTATGGGGGCAGCTTCCTAGTGCACGAGTCCTTCCTGTACAAGCGGGAGAAGGCTGTGGGGGACAAGGTGTACTGGACGTGCCGGGACCACACACTGCACAGCTGCCGCAGCCGGGCCATCACCCAGGGCCAGAGGGTGACCGTGATGCGTGGCCACTGCCACCCGCCCGATGTGGAGGGCCTGGAGGCCCGGCGGCAGCAGGAGAAAGCCATGGAGACCCTGCAGGCCAGGCCAGGTGGTCCCGGGGGCCAGGTGGACAAGCTGCTCCAAGGTGTGGACAGCCTGCTTTACCGCCGGGGGCCCAGCACCCTGACTCTCACCAGGCCCCGGCCCAGAAAGCGTCCAAAGGTCAAAGATCAGGGCCTTCCGGCCCAGCCCCAAGACCTGCAGGGAACCCTGGCCGAAGACCAGGACCAGGACGAGGACCCGG GAGGCCCAGAGTTCCTGAAGACCCCTCTAGGGGGCAGCTTCCTGGTGTACGAGTCCTTCCTGTACAGGCGGGAGAAGGCGGCCGGGGAGAAGATGTACTGGACATGCCGGGACCAGGCCCGCATGGGCTGCCGCAGCCGGGCCATCACCCAGGGCCAGCGGGTAACCGTGATGCGTGGCCACTGCCATCCACCTGACCTGGCAGGCCTGGAGGCCCTGAGGCAGCGGGAGAAACGCCCTGGTACAGCCCAGCGAGGGAGCCCAG GAGGCCCTGAGTTCCTGAAGACCCCTCTAGGGGGCAGCTTCCTGGTGTACGAGTCCTTCCTGTACAGGCGGGAGAAGGCTGCCGGGGAGAAGGTGTACTGGACGTGCCGGGACCAGGCCCGCATGGGCTGCCGCAGCCGGGCCATCACCCAGGGCCAGCGGGTGATGGTGATGCGCAGGCACTGCCACCCGCCCGACCTGGGGGGCCTGGAGGCCCTGAGGCAGCGGGAGCAGCTCCGTAGCCCGGCTCAGAGGGAAGGCTCAG AAGCCTTCCAGCCTCTGGAGTTCCTGAGGACTTCCCTCGGGGGCAGGTTCCTGGTGTACGAGTCCTTCCTCTACAGGAAGGAGAAGGCGGCCGGGGAGAAGGTGTACTGGATGTGTCGGGACCAGGCCCGGCTGGGCTGCCGCAGCCGGGCCATCACCCAGGGCCAGCGGGTGACTGTGATGCGCAGCCACTGCCATTCGCCGGACCTGGCAGGCCTGGAGGCCCTGAGGCAGCGGGAGCAGCTCCCCAGCCCGGCCCAGCAGGAGGACCCAG AAAAGATAAAGCTTCTGCCCGAAGTTCAACTGTGCTGCAAGACTTGTTCTCTTGAAAGCCAACAGAGTTATGG
- the FLYWCH1 gene encoding FLYWCH-type zinc finger-containing protein 1 isoform X4 produces the protein MPLPEPSEQEGESVKAGQEPSPESPEMGTDVVPTARTKPKEFSKLILLAASTENEDGVDSQPKGVHCVLSLEMSGPDTLAGTPQILQVEEQGGAVQPSPQVAEQKHSKPDTAPKPLEFLRTPFGGRLLVLESFLYKQEKAVGDKVYWKCREHTELGCRGRAITRGPRATVMRGHCHPPDEEGLEARRQRQKLPSPALPDGLGGPQGPGCQAEEPLEGVGPWLCPEEPEPTPGLVLSKPAPEEDEGLRALSLLSLPPKKRPTLGTGDSRPLEFLRTCYGGSFLVHESFLYKREKAVGDKVYWTCRDHTLHSCRSRAITQGQRVTVMRGHCHPPDVEGLEARRQQEKAMETLQARPGGPGGQVDKLLQGVDSLLYRRGPSTLTLTRPRPRKRPKVKDQGLPAQPQDLQGTLAEDQDQDEDPGGPEFLKTPLGGSFLVYESFLYRREKAAGEKMYWTCRDQARMGCRSRAITQGQRVTVMRGHCHPPDLAGLEALRQREKRPGTAQRGSPGGPEFLKTPLGGSFLVYESFLYRREKAAGEKVYWTCRDQARMGCRSRAITQGQRVMVMRRHCHPPDLGGLEALRQREQLRSPAQREGSEAFQPLEFLRTSLGGRFLVYESFLYRKEKAAGEKVYWMCRDQARLGCRSRAITQGQRVTVMRSHCHSPDLAGLEALRQREQLPSPAQQEDPEKIKLLPEVQLCCKTCSLESQQSYGEVEDTKLDGESQ, from the exons ATGCCCCTGCCCGAGCCCAGTGAGCAGGAGGGTGAAAGCGTGAAGGCCGGCCAGGAACCCTCCCCTGAGTCCCCTGAGATGGGCACAGATGTCGTCCCCACAGCCCGCACAAAACCCAAGGAGTTCTCCAAATTGATCTTGCTGGCGGCTTCCACTGAGAACGAGGATGGAGTGGACTCCCAGCCCAAAGGAGTGCACTGTGTCTTGTCCCTGGAGATGTCTGGCCCTGACACCTTGGCTGGGACCCCTCAGATCCTGCAAGTAGAGGAACAGGGAGGGGCAGTCCAGCCAAGCCCCCAGGTCGCTGAACAGAAACACAGCAAACCAGACACAG CCCCCAAGCCCCTGGAGTTCCTGAGGACCCCGTTTGGTGGCCGACTGCTGGTGCTGGAGTCCTTTCTGTACAAGCAGGAGAAAGCCGTGGGGGACAAGGTGTACTGGAAATGCCGTGAGCACACCGAGTTGGGCTGCCGGGGCCGGGCCATCACCCGTGGCCCGAGGGCCACCGTAATGCGGGGCCACTGCCACCCACCCGACGAGGAGGGCCTGGAGGCCCGGCGCCAGAGACAGAAGCTGCCCAGCCCGGCCCTGCCGGATGGCCTGGGgggtccccagggccctggctgccAAGCGGAGGAGCCGCTGGAGGGAGTGGGCCCGTGGCTGTGCCCAGAGGAGCCAGAGCCCACCCCGGGGCTGGTGCTGAGCAAGCCAGCTCCTGAGGAGGATGAGGGACTCCGAGCCCTGTCACTGCTGAGCTTGCCTCCCAAGAAACGCCCAACGCTGGGGACTG GAGACTCCAGGCCCCTGGAGTTCCTGAGGACCTGCTATGGGGGCAGCTTCCTAGTGCACGAGTCCTTCCTGTACAAGCGGGAGAAGGCTGTGGGGGACAAGGTGTACTGGACGTGCCGGGACCACACACTGCACAGCTGCCGCAGCCGGGCCATCACCCAGGGCCAGAGGGTGACCGTGATGCGTGGCCACTGCCACCCGCCCGATGTGGAGGGCCTGGAGGCCCGGCGGCAGCAGGAGAAAGCCATGGAGACCCTGCAGGCCAGGCCAGGTGGTCCCGGGGGCCAGGTGGACAAGCTGCTCCAAGGTGTGGACAGCCTGCTTTACCGCCGGGGGCCCAGCACCCTGACTCTCACCAGGCCCCGGCCCAGAAAGCGTCCAAAGGTCAAAGATCAGGGCCTTCCGGCCCAGCCCCAAGACCTGCAGGGAACCCTGGCCGAAGACCAGGACCAGGACGAGGACCCGG GAGGCCCAGAGTTCCTGAAGACCCCTCTAGGGGGCAGCTTCCTGGTGTACGAGTCCTTCCTGTACAGGCGGGAGAAGGCGGCCGGGGAGAAGATGTACTGGACATGCCGGGACCAGGCCCGCATGGGCTGCCGCAGCCGGGCCATCACCCAGGGCCAGCGGGTAACCGTGATGCGTGGCCACTGCCATCCACCTGACCTGGCAGGCCTGGAGGCCCTGAGGCAGCGGGAGAAACGCCCTGGTACAGCCCAGCGAGGGAGCCCAG GAGGCCCTGAGTTCCTGAAGACCCCTCTAGGGGGCAGCTTCCTGGTGTACGAGTCCTTCCTGTACAGGCGGGAGAAGGCTGCCGGGGAGAAGGTGTACTGGACGTGCCGGGACCAGGCCCGCATGGGCTGCCGCAGCCGGGCCATCACCCAGGGCCAGCGGGTGATGGTGATGCGCAGGCACTGCCACCCGCCCGACCTGGGGGGCCTGGAGGCCCTGAGGCAGCGGGAGCAGCTCCGTAGCCCGGCTCAGAGGGAAGGCTCAG AAGCCTTCCAGCCTCTGGAGTTCCTGAGGACTTCCCTCGGGGGCAGGTTCCTGGTGTACGAGTCCTTCCTCTACAGGAAGGAGAAGGCGGCCGGGGAGAAGGTGTACTGGATGTGTCGGGACCAGGCCCGGCTGGGCTGCCGCAGCCGGGCCATCACCCAGGGCCAGCGGGTGACTGTGATGCGCAGCCACTGCCATTCGCCGGACCTGGCAGGCCTGGAGGCCCTGAGGCAGCGGGAGCAGCTCCCCAGCCCGGCCCAGCAGGAGGACCCAG AAAAGATAAAGCTTCTGCCCGAAGTTCAACTGTGCTGCAAGACTTGTTCTCTTGAAAGCCAACAGAGTTATGG